A region from the Enoplosus armatus isolate fEnoArm2 chromosome 24, fEnoArm2.hap1, whole genome shotgun sequence genome encodes:
- the LOC139306835 gene encoding SLIT and NTRK-like protein 1, translated as MLLWIVLLNAALCVAGGNVTRDVCKEQICSCNDIEGDLHIDCEKRSFTTLQHLTGPSSQFYHLLLHGNSLSRLFPNEFANFYNAVSLHLENNGLHDIVPGAFLGLQLVKRLHINNNKIRSFRKSTFLGLDDLEYLQADFNLLRDIDPAVFRDLNKLEVLILNDNLISALPINVFQHVPITHLDLRGNRIKTLPYEGILEQIPGIAEVLLEDNPWDCNCDLVSLKEWLENIPHNALIGRVICEAPTRLQGSDLNETSEADLCPSQSGGVDTSLVAPPTQEEISETAAHGPRPTPYKPNGDASGPPTPGGHGAKSRSKSRENWQLKTRPTPVLTGVNGDREQLHNVTCPQPCNCKLVGSRQGLGVNCEGKKIESLSNLKPKPLAAHELNMRDNNIHAVKKNQLLGYSSLNLLDLGGNNIKVIDNSTFQNQSELRWLYMDKNYLDTLIAEMFVGLVNLEYLSLEYNDIQLIVAGAFSPMPNLRVLFLNNNLLKSLPVDAFLGISLSKISLHNNYFPYLPMAGVLDQLNSIIQIDLHGNPWDCSCNIVPFKQWTEKLGADVIVSDLKCESPEEFWKRDFRYVRNDLMCPKLYDRTSPTSLAKNSTFTLDAGTRSNSYLEPNRVSISVLVPGLLLVFVTSAFTVVGMLVFILRNRKRSKRREGNSSASEINSLQTVCDSSYWHSGPYNADGGAHRGFDCSTHLSTTNDA; from the coding sequence ATGCTGCTTTGGATTGTTCTGCTGAATGCGGCTCTTTGTGTTGCTGGTGGAAATGTTACAAGGGACGTTTGTAAGGAGCAGATATGCTCTTGCAACGACATCGAGGGAGATCTGCACATAGACTGCGAAAAACGGAGCTTCACCACTCTGCAGCATTTGACTGGCCCGAGCTCGCAGTTTTACCACTTGCTGTTGCACGGGAATTCTCTATCCAGGCTATTTCCCAACGAGTTCGCCAACTTTTACAATGCTGTGAGCCTGCATTTGGAAAACAATGGCTTGCACGACATTGTCCCCGGCGCCTTTCTGGGGCTGCAGCTGGTGAAAAGACTGCACATCAATAACAATAAGATCAGGTCATTCAGGAAGAGTACATTTCTGGGGCTAGACGACTTGGAATATCTCCAAGCTGATTTTAATCTATTGAGGGATATTGACCCCGCCGTTTTCAGGGACCTAAATAAACTTGAAGTGTTAATACTTAACGACAACCTCATCAGTGCGCTACCTATAAACGTGTTTCAACATGTGCCCATTACGCATCTCGACCTGCGGGGAAACCGAATCAAAACGTTGCCTTATGAGGGGATCCTTGAACAAATACCGGGCATTGCGGAGGTTTTGTTGGAGGACAACCCGTGGGACTGTAACTGCGACCTGGTTTCTCTTAAGGAATGGCTGGAGAACATACCGCATAACGCGCTCATTGGGAGGGTGATATGCGAGGCTCCCACCAGGCTGCAAGGGAGCGACTTAAACGAGACGTCAGAAGCGGATCTGTGCCCTTCACAGAGCGGCGGCGTGGACACCAGCCTGGTCGCCCCTCCCACCCAGGAGGAGATCTCGGAGACCGCGGCCCACGGCCCGCGTCCCACGCCTTACAAGCCCAACGGAGACGCCAGCGGGCCCCCGACGCCTGGCGGCCACGGAGCCAAGAGCCGCTCCAAATCTCGTGAGAACTGGCAGCTGAAAACTAGGCCCACTCCGGTGCTGACAGGTGTGAACGGGGACAGGGAGCAGCTGCACAACGTGACGTGCCCCCAGCCGTGCAACTGCAAGCTGGTCGGCTCCAGACAGGGGCTGGGGGTCAACTGCGAGGGCAAAAAGATCGAGAGCTTATCCAACCTCAAACCCAAGCCCCTGGCCGCTCACGAGCTGAACATGAGAGATAACAACATACACGCGGTGAAAAAGAACCAGCTGCTCGGCTACTCCAGCCTCAACCTGCTTGACCTGGGTGGGAACAACATCAAGGTGATTGACAACAGCACTTTCCAGAACCAGAGCGAGCTGAGGTGGCTGTACATGGATAAGAACTATCTGGATACGCTGATAGCGGAGATGTTTGTGGGCCTTGTGAATCTGGAATATCTCAGTTTGGAATACAACGACATCCAGCTGATAGTGGCAGGTGCGTTCAGCCCCATGCCCAACCTGAGGGTTCTGTTCCTCAACAACAACCTGCTGAAATCTTTACCCGTGGATGCTTTCCTTGGGATTTCTTTATCTAAGATTAGTCTGCATAACAATTATTTCCCCTATCTCCCCATGGCTGGCGTGTTAGACCAGCTCAATTCAATCATACAGATCGATTTGCACGGGAATCCGTGGGATTGCTCGTGCAACATCGTGCCCTTCAAGCAGTGGACGGAGAAACTCGGGGCCGATGTGATAGTGAGCGATCTCAAGTGCGAGTCCCCCGAAGAGTTCTGGAAGCGAGATTTCCGCTACGTCCGGAACGACCTCATGTGCCCCAAACTCTACGACAGaacctcccccacctccctgGCCAAAAACAGCACTTTCACCCTGGACGCGGGGACGCGCTCGAACTCCTATTTGGAGCCGAACAGGGTCTCCATCTCGGTGCTCGTCCCcgggctgctgctggtgtttgtcaCGTCCGCTTTCACTGTTGTAGGGAtgcttgtgttcattttgcGGAATCGAAAGCGATCAAAGCGGAGGGAGGGGAACTCGTCCGCCTCGGAGATCAATTCCTTGCAGACGGTGTGCGACTCGTCTTATTGGCACAGCGGGCCTTACAACGCGGACGGGGGCGCGCACCGGGGCTTCGACTGCAGCACGCACCTCTCCACGACGAATGACGCGTAA